The Setaria italica strain Yugu1 chromosome VIII, Setaria_italica_v2.0, whole genome shotgun sequence genome includes the window ACTTCCTTGTTACAAGAATGAGAAACCCTGCGCGCGCACCACTACGCCAGCCCGTGCATCCCATTGGGCACCCATGAGCACGCATTTCCAGAAGAAGAGCTAGCGCAAAGACATTCATGATTCCACTATATTACAGACCATATGAAACAAATAAGTTCAGTGCTCATGTGCTGCATCCTCTGTGTACGTATACGTAGGGTGAGCACAACACACCAGCTAGAGCTAGAGCTGTACCTTTGTGTCATCCTGAGAGCGTCTTGACTGCTAGCATGAAATCATTTTCTTAGGAATGTGCTCAATCTTTTGCCAGTTCGGATGCCCGGTTGTCTGGCAAGACCTGGTGAACGCCGCGTCGCAGGACACGACATTCAACTCCTCGAGAGACGGGGGCAGCGCCGGAAGCCACCGAATGTTCAAGCAGGCAATGATGAACAGCTTCTTGAGCGAGGAGAGGCGTTCCATGTTATCCGGCAAGGCGTCCCAGCTGCAGTCGTCAAGCCAGAGGAGCTGGAGATGAAGGAAATTCTCAAGCTTCGGAGCGGGTCCAAGCTGGCTGCATCGCCAGAAGAAAAGCCTCCTGAGCTCCGTCGGGCCGCCGCTCTGCGCCCCCACGATCCAACTTGGGTAACTGGAGCCATGGAAGTCCCAGATCTCCAGGTGTTGAAGCTGAACCGGAGGACAGAGGCCCTCGATGACCTGCGCCTCTGCTTCGGCGTTTGGCCTGCGGCTATCACGCTCCCAGCACAGTTCTAGGACCGTGAGCCGCTCCTTGGCAGCTAGATTGGCTTCCAGAGCTTCCTCCTTGCTTCCAACGTTCTCGAGACCGAAGATCCTCAGCGTGCCGCGGAGGTCGTTCCGGTCGCCCAGCTGCTTTATCTTGTACTCTTCTAAGTCTTGTTCATTCATCACTGTGAACTCTTGCGTCTCACTGTCCTCTGGATCCGCCATCAGAAGCTCCAAGTTTGGTGAGTGCTCTCACAATTATTCCTCACAAAGATTGCTTCACGAAAAAAATTGCTCATGGCAGTCGCAGAATCATGTACACATGGAGTTGATCTTGAGATTGGGGCTCCATTACCTTTACCTATGCCAGAAGTTGAAGGATCCAAATCCGGCGGAAGTCCGCCGGCCGGCGCTTGGAGGAAGTGGAGGCGGTCTGGCGGCCAGGTTGCACAGGGCATGGACCATGGATCGGAGCACACACAGCCAAGGATAAGCACGTGCACACGCCAGACCCAAGGACAGTATTGGTTGAGCTGTGAAAATCAACAGCGACCTCTTGCCCACTGTAAGCACACAGCCAACCAATAATTCATGCCGACAAAAGACCACGCACAAGATCGAGTCAGCGATAAGATAATACGGCGATAAAAAGGTGAAAGGCTAAAGAAGTCTTTTTTTATCACCATTTCCCTGTGGATGAACAAGGTGCATTTTGCCTGTGACAATAATTTTTATGTTTGTCAAAAACATTACCATTTCCGCACAATCTACCGTAACATAGATCAGGAATTAGTGGCATTCTTCGATTCACTTTAACTCAGAACTgtacaaaataaatcatgacaaatagaAACAGGAGGGCAACAACAGTATAACTCAAGCAGCCTATGCTAAGTTTGCTAAAAGACATACATGTCGCACATAGCTGTCCTGAAATTGTAAACTTCACAATGGTTCGGTACAAAAGTAGGCAGTGATGGTGGGGCATGAAGAGACTAGCAGGGTCCACATATATCAGGATAAGCACAAAGAAGATGAGCAAAAACGCATCGAAATTCAGAAAGGTGAGGCCCCTGCTGCTACTCTGTTATATCGAAACAGAGCAAGTTCCAATGTACGTGTGCTACTCATTCCGTCCTAAAAAGAATCCCTTCCGGAGATGTCAACCAATTTTACATTTGAACAAAAAATAGTAcgtacaaaataaatatcaataaattaatcatgtaatatacTTCCTAAATCTATTCGGAGACGTGAATGTtagtaatttttttataaatttgatcaaacttgaaaCCGTTTGATTTCTTAAGAAGCGACAGTTGCATTCattttgagacggagggagtactctgTTCTTTAGGCAGAGCAAAGACTTGGCGCGTCGTAGATGTCGGGGGCGTGTGCCGCCCTCCACCCCGCCCTTCCTAACCTGAAGCTTGTTGTCacgcccgccaccgcccaccggccATCCTACCCTGCCCGGCCGGCGGCACTCCTGCACCGCCTCGCGCTCTACCGCCTGCCGTACCGACATCGTCGCCCCCCAACTTTCTCCTCTAAGGCCAGCGACCATTGGAGTCCCGGCCCCAGAAACCCGAAACCCTAAATTGCTGGCGCCTTGACCACAACCCACGCGAGCAGGTCCTGCCCACCTCCCACCCCTCCATTCCTAAGGCGGGCGGCAGGGCCGAAGCGCAGCAGTGGgcatggaggaggaagacgaagtgGATCGGATCGATGACCATGTGTGCGTGCACAAATCTGAAAGCATTTGTAACTAGTCTTCCCAtttccggaagatggataggatttccagTAGATGTCCGTGTTGATGAAGCTGGGGCATGCATGGCTGGGCAGGGCCAAATTCCTACACGGGCCGCTAGCCTCAGGAAagttccggaagatggataggatttccggtAGATGTCCGTGTTGATGAAGCTGGGGCATGCATGGCTGGGCAGGGCCAAATTCCTACACGGGCCGCTAGCCCCAGGAAAGGGGTGATGAGACACTACCAAATGGGCCTGATGCATTTGGAGTATTTGGGCCCTGGTTGTTGGGTACTCGGCGATCACGCCACTTCTGTTGTTCCGCAGAGCCAACGGGTAAGCAATCAACCCTCCCGCTTCTTCCGCCGTTCTGCAGATTGAAGGCAGCTTCATCAAAATAGGATCTAGCCGCTCCTCGTCGTCTCGTGGAGAATTCTGTCGTCGGTCAATTGGATGCGTCCTTGTTTTCCATTGTGCCCGCAACTTTAATCCATGTAGGATTCTTCTGCTGCATCAAATTGACATTTGACACCATGCCTCCCCGCATAATTGACTCGGCCGTGGATAATGATGACAGAAGGGTATGAATCGTGTTCCTAGAACCTGCATACGATGGCCTAGCGGTAGTCCATCACTGCAGACACAATGGAAAGCAAGGGCATCGATGTGGAATCGGATGGCTCGGTCCGTTTTTGACGAAGTGCTATTCAATCTGCGCGACGGCGGCCGGTTTGTTCGCTAATCGCTCAAGCCTTGGTTTTGCACAACAGCGGAAGGAGCCGGTGGCTCAGGCTTCGATCGTTGAATCGGCTCGGCGGAGGAACGGCGCCTTAGCTCGAGCGGATGGGCCTTCTCCCAATGGAGCCAGCTAGACACGCGTCAACATCCTCGGCGGTGTGACACCATCGCAGAGAATTTTTTTCCCTAGAATATGGCGGAGTCCCACGCGTTCCCCATGGCACCGGAGGCCATGTGGGTGACGACGCTTGAGATGGGGCATTTCTAGTCACTCAACTACAGCGTGGGTGCAGGTTTTTGCAACCCTGCAAACTCTTTCTGCTACCTGTAGCTTGTAGCTTTAGGTCTTCTGAGCAAAATTGGTACGTATTGTTCCTATTACCGTTCTCCAATTGTGGTATAAATAATGTACTAGTACATATCACACTTGTACGGAtacatatttctttttttgttggGCCATTGTATTGGTGTGATCCCAAAGCAATGAGAAAAGATGATCACTAAAGTGAGACCGGCTAATAAAGTGATAAGGTTCGATGTTGAAAGAAGATGGCCCATACGCACCAAAAAGATGTTTTTATTCGCCACACCAGGCTAATTTGCTTTCAATCAGAGCGCATCTGATGCGCTTATGATGATCCAAGCACTGATTGCCATTCAACCACCCCTTGCTAGTACTACAGTAGAAGATATTTGGCTTTCCCTTTTCTCTGTTTCTCCCTCTCTTGTACTAGTTGGCTGTCGCTGGTCATCAGATGCAACTCCTACTCCGTCGAAATTGACTGTGGCTGTAACAAGGCCCGATCTTCAACAGGCTGCTTGCTTTCTAGCTTCGCTCGTTTTCTGGTAATAATCCTCGTATCAGTTTAAAGTTTGTTCAGTATTTGTTTGCAAGTCCAGATTGTTAAGCTCAAGACAGGATCTGGAAAGTGAAATTTGATTTCCAGAAGTCACGAGCATAAAGGTTGAAGTGATTTTTTTTGTGTCTCATTGGTCCAATAGATTAAAGAATAACTACTCTCGGTCACTGGTCAATCATCCTCTGGAGCTTCAGCATTGTTCCTCGCCAGATGCGCCACTAACCACTACTTGACGAAGCTTACTATCACACTACCAGTTAAAGGAGAACAAATCTTCAACGCCGACTTGTTTTCACCTCCTATTCTGGTAATCCTCAGAATAATTTCATCAGTCCAAATTAAAGTTTGAAATCTTCCTTAGTAAGTTCAGATTGTCCAGTACAAAGCGAGCTCTGAAAACTGAACTGATTGGTGAAATTTGAGGTTTGGCAGCCACGCGGGTGCAGTTGTGACTCTGACGCTCAAGAAAGCGCACAATACCATCATGGCGGAGGCTGTGGTAGGAGTGCTGATGGGCAAGCTCGGTGCGGCCTTGGCGAATGAGGCAGCAACCTATGGTGCATCCCTTCTGTTCAAGGAAGCTTCTTCCCTCAAGGGTCTCTTCAGTGAGATCCGTAAAGCGGAGGGGGAGATGGAGAGCATCAAGGCCTACCTGCGTGAGTCAGAGAAGCTCAGGGATGCCGATGAGACCACTGGCATCTTCGTCAACAAGATCCGGGAACTATCTTTTCGGATCGAGGATGTCGTTGACGAGTTCATGTACAAACTTGAGGACAACAAGCTTGGAGGATTTGCAGCCAAGACGAAGAAGAGGATCAAGCATGTCAAGGTTTGGCATCGCCTAGCTCTCCAGCTCCGTGATATTAATGTCGAGATTGAAGATGCTACAAAAAGGAGGGACCGTTATGTCATCCCGGGAATGGAGAGACATGCTGGAAACAGTGACCATCATGCTAGATCCACCAATCAAGCTTTGTGTTTTGCAAGGGAAGAGGATCTAGTGGGTATTAAAGGTAATGCAGCCAAGCTCAAGGGGTGGCTAGTGGATGATTTGGATGAAAGGAACACCAAAATCACCACAGTATGGGGGATGGGCGGAGTAGGTAAAACTACTTTAGTTGATCATGTCTACAAGATTGTGAAACTGGATTTTGACGCTGCTGCATGGGTAACTGTGTCCAAGAGTTACCAAGTTGACGATTTGCTGAAGAAAATTGCTAGACAGTTCGGCATCTCAATTGCTAGCAATATGGAAATGATAAGAGTAGTTGATGTTATCCgtagagctcttttacggtgcacaatactaccaaGTGGTAGTATAGAGTATGGGCTGTTTTTTGGTACGGGTACAATTGTAATTAGCACAACATATATTATTCGGTAATTTTTTTTCCACACGGCATTTTCCTGCtcggctgccgccaccgcctgcatGCGGCGCCCGCCGATCTGACAGCgctcggccaccgccaccgctcgcACACTGCGGCGTCCGTCGATCTCCCAACAATGCCATTTTATATAATTCCAATCATACCCCTATACTACTCATACTACTCATGCGTACTTCCTATACTACAGCTtaaggttttagtagtatacaattaatctcaaccgtcgGATCCTTACATACGAGTCCTTTTCTAACAGTAGTATaaggtagtattgtgtaccgtcaAAGAGCTCTATCCGTAACCATCTCGAAGGTAAAAGGTACATCTTGGTTCTTGATGATATTTGGGAACAAGATATGTGGATCAATAATATCATGCCTATCTTTCCGACTAATTGTTCTGGTAGATTTGTTCTCACATCAAGATCATCTGAAGTTGCATCTGTAGCAACACGTAACTGTGCAATTAAATCTAAAGCCTCTAGGAGCAAATCACTCCAGGAAGTTATTCTGCAACGAAGCTTTTTGGAACAGTGATGACAAAAGGTGCCCACCAGAGTTACTTGATTTGGCTGTAAAGTTCTTGCAAAAGTGCAAAGGCTTGCCATTGCCATTGCATGCATAGGCCGTCTACTGTCAATCAAACCCTAATCTGAATGGGAAACTGTTTACAAGGAGTTAGAATCGTACTCAACTAATAATGCGATCAAGAGTGTGGATACGATTTTGAGAGTTAGCTTGGAGGATCTTCCATCTGAATTGAAGAATTGCTTCTTGCATTGTGCCATGTTTCCAGAGGACTATCAAATCAAGAGGAGGAGGTTAACTAGGCACTGGATTACTTCTGGATTCATCAGGAAAAAGGGGAACAAAACACTAGAACAAGTGGCAGAGGGCTACTTGAATGATCTTGTCAACCGAAATCTGCTACAAGTTGTGAGGAAGAATGAGGCTGGACGAGTGAAAAGTTGCCGAATCCATGATGTCATCCACCATCTTGCTATTGACAAAGCGGAGGAAGAATGCTTTGGTAAAGTTTACAAGGGCAATGGGACATTTTCGGTACACGGAACGCGGAGACTGTCAATACAGAGTATCAATATTGTACCACAGAATCAATCTGATGCAACACATCTCCGTGCAGTCTATGTTTTTGAGAGTTCTATTGATGTTGATTTGTTGGGGACTATTCTTGCATCTTCAACATTGTTGTCAACATTGGATCTGCAAGGTACTCAAATCAAGATGCTGCCTAATGAGGCGTTCAACTTGTTCAATCTGCGTTTTTTGGGTCTTCGAAATACTCGAATTGAGAGTCTACCAGAGGCTGTTGGAAGATTGCAAAACTTAGAAGTATTGGACGCATCATGTACTCTTCTGCAATCTTTACCAAAGGATGTAGCGAAACTAAAGAAGCTTAGGTACTTGTATGCACCTGAACTTCTTGTGCCTCGGGACATAAGGAATTTGACAGGACTTCATGCTCTACAAAGTGTTAAAGCAAGCAAGGAGACTCTACGTGATGTTGCAGCATTGACAGAATTAAGAACATTTGATGTTAGCGATGTGACAAGTGAGCACTCCATAAACTTGTGTACTGCTATATCGAATATGTCCCATCTTGCCCATCTAACTGTTTGGGCATTGAACGAAAATGAAGTATTACCGATGGAAGCACTCCGTTTACCAGAGACTCTTTATAGACTTGAACTGAGAGGGCAGCTGGAGAAGACACAGATTCCTCAGATTTTCTCATCCTGGTCGAACCTGAACAACCTCACTAAATTGCAGCTGATGTCTTCCAAACTTAACGAGGACTCCTTTTCTAGCCTCGT containing:
- the LOC101772240 gene encoding putative disease resistance protein RGA3 isoform X1, with amino-acid sequence MPCATWPPDRLHFLQAPAGGLPPDLDPSTSGIGKEDSETQEFTVMNEQDLEEYKIKQLGDRNDLRGTLRIFGLENVGSKEEALEANLAAKERLTVLELCWERDSRRPNAEAEAQVIEGLCPPVQLQHLEIWDFHGSSYPSWIVGAQSGGPTELRRLFFWRCSQLGPAPKLENFLHLQLLWLDDCSWDALPDNMERLSSLKKLFIIACLNIRWLPALPPSLEELNVVSCDAAFTRSCQTTGHPNWQKIEHIPKKMISC
- the LOC101772240 gene encoding putative disease resistance protein RGA3 isoform X2; amino-acid sequence: MADPEDSETQEFTVMNEQDLEEYKIKQLGDRNDLRGTLRIFGLENVGSKEEALEANLAAKERLTVLELCWERDSRRPNAEAEAQVIEGLCPPVQLQHLEIWDFHGSSYPSWIVGAQSGGPTELRRLFFWRCSQLGPAPKLENFLHLQLLWLDDCSWDALPDNMERLSSLKKLFIIACLNIRWLPALPPSLEELNVVSCDAAFTRSCQTTGHPNWQKIEHIPKKMISC